The DNA sequence ATGCGGGGGCCTGCAGCCGGTAGAGGTAGCTGAGCAGAACCACCTGGCTGGTGTCTGTGCTCCACGCGGCACCGCCGGGGTGCAGGTCCCAGCCGATCGTCTGCCCGTCGCGGTGAATGCTGCCCTGGTTCCCGCTTTTCGGGTTCGCGTACAAGCCGTAGGCGACGGTGCCGGCGGATAGCAGCCGACCGACCAGGGGTGTCTGAGGCTGGTATCCCCACGGCTGAGTGATCACGCAGCCCCCGGGCACGTCGGTGACGCCGACGAGCAGCAGATCGTCCATCTCCGGAAGCCAACCCCAGTCACCGTCGTCGCCTGGTTCGGGATCCTTGTCGACGTCGTAGTGGGCGAGCAGTTCGTCTTCGGTCATCGGGGTGCCGTCGAGCCGCCGGATCGCCTCGCTCGCGTCGATCCCGGCGACGCAGAGAAGCCCGGTCCCGTCGTAGTAGTGGACCTGCAACCGTTCGCCAAGCTCACCGGCCAACACGACGGCATCCCGCTCGGCTGGGGCCAGTTCGACACCGGCAGGCGCGGTGCCGAACAGGTCGGGTTCGGGGCCTGCGAGGCTCAGCCGGCCGGGTGACCAACCGGCCATCATCGACTGCCACGGGTCTGCACCAGCGGCTGCGAGCACCCGGGCGTTGTCGTGCCGCCGTGAGTAGACCGCCAGCCACAGCGGGGACCGGCCGTCAGACATGACGTCCACATCGGCTGCCGCCGCGGCCATCGCCGCCACGACTGCGGGCGACGAGTGCTGAGCCGCGACGTGCAGGGCCGAGTCATGCCCGAGCGGCATGCAGGGGTCAACTCCCGCTGCCAGACGAGCCCGCACCTCATCCTCGCAACCAGCAGCCCACAACGGCACTCCATCCCACCCCGTCATGACCAGCCCTCCCGTCGCCTAGCAACGACGCGACGCTAAACGACGCATACGACACAACTCGCGGGAGATTGCGGATAGCTCCAGCAGAGCAAGGGCAAAAGTGAATCGAGCCAAAACGCGCCGGCCGCGCCGAGTGCGCCTTCAGACTGCCGCGCGCGGATCGACCGATCGGCAGTGATCGCCTCAGCCACCGCCACCCGCGCTCGCGCCTCTCGTGCGGGTCGGTGATGGAGCCCGGCTACCTCTCGGCCTGGTCGGAGTCACCCGCGGCGGCGATTACCTGAGCCAAGCCAGCTCAATGCCACTTGCGTCGAAGGGCTTCAACGTCCTCCGCAAGCCACCGGTCGACGGGGGAGCTGGCAAACGTGGTGGGAGCGGTGCGACGACTCCTTTACTCGGCTGGTTTATGCTTACAGCGACCTGGACAAACGTGCGTGAGCATGCCGCTGGGCCACCGGACTACTGGGGGTCAAGGGGTCGTCGGTTCGAATCCGGCCGTCCCGACAAAGAAAAAGCCCTGACCAGCGGGAACACTGGTCAGGGCTTTGATTTTCTCCTATGGAGATTTGAACCGCCCCCGAAAACCCCCCGTTTACGTGGTGCGGCAACCAAGTTCGTCATCGGTGTGCATCGTTCTCGCCTGTCGATGATCCGTGGCTGCTCGGGTGGCTGCCGAGCCGTTCGAGGATGCCGGACACGTCTGGGGCTTGTACCGGCTTGGCGATGTAGTAGGTGTCGGTGACCTCCTCGCTGGAGTGCCCGAGTTGCGCCGCCGCGCTCTTGGTGTCGGTCTCCTCCTTGATGAGGGTGGCGACGGTCTTTCGGAAGGTGTGCGGGGTGACCCAGTCGAGGTCGGCTTCGGCGCGGGCCTGGCGCCACTGCCGGCGGACGTTGTTGGGGGAGAGCCAGGTGCCTCGTCGGGAGGCGAAGATCGCGTCGTGGGGGTTGTCCGCGGCGGTGAGTTTGCGGGCCATTAGCATTCGTTGTTCCGCCAAACCTGCAGAGAGACGGAAACAGGACGCAAGTCGTTGCCCCAGATGTCAGCCGCTCGCTGAGCACGAGCCCGGGACGACCAATACGGCATGGCTCGTGCC is a window from the Micromonospora sp. DSM 45708 genome containing:
- a CDS encoding ankyrin repeat domain-containing protein translates to MPLGHDSALHVAAQHSSPAVVAAMAAAAADVDVMSDGRSPLWLAVYSRRHDNARVLAAAGADPWQSMMAGWSPGRLSLAGPEPDLFGTAPAGVELAPAERDAVVLAGELGERLQVHYYDGTGLLCVAGIDASEAIRRLDGTPMTEDELLAHYDVDKDPEPGDDGDWGWLPEMDDLLLVGVTDVPGGCVITQPWGYQPQTPLVGRLLSAGTVAYGLYANPKSGNQGSIHRDGQTIGWDLHPGGAAWSTDTSQVVLLSYLYRLQAPAYTCGFVGLRPADARCITGPPDQWVLLPERDYWASTTA
- a CDS encoding tyrosine-type recombinase/integrase, which gives rise to MARKLTAADNPHDAIFASRRGTWLSPNNVRRQWRQARAEADLDWVTPHTFRKTVATLIKEETDTKSAAAQLGHSSEEVTDTYYIAKPVQAPDVSGILERLGSHPSSHGSSTGENDAHR